Within Chaetodon auriga isolate fChaAug3 chromosome 7, fChaAug3.hap1, whole genome shotgun sequence, the genomic segment TATACCACaccacattttacagtgtggctgggaagaggaaatgacagcaacaaGTAGCTCTCCCAACACGGCACCAGATTATTCACTGTTCTCTGTTAAAGGCTTTATTTAGGCTTGAATGCCCCCACAAGTATCACTGAAGTCTTAGTGACTGTGTTGTCGTGTTCAGTTTCAATACTGAAATGTGTATAGGTTTCCGATCTCTTGCTATTGTTCCTCCTCGCCTTAATATGCGCCTCTTTCTGTCACTAAGAGACTGCGTATCATGTTGCCAAATCCTTGATCCTGAGCGTTTGTCTTGCAGTGCATCCACCGTGATGTAAAGCCGGAGAACATCCTCCTCACCAAGACAGGAGTCATCAAACTCTGCGACTTCGGCTTCGCCCGCATCCTGAGTAGGTCATCCAGAGAACCGGAGCAGTTATGTGCGCTTAGTGTGAATGTACCTCTAATGACTTATTCAGCTCCTGCCGATGGCCTCCTCACTTTCAGTGTTTCAATGAACCGGCTGCATAGGAGAACCATTCAGGCCGTTAGTGCGTCTCTGTGCGGTGTGTCTCTGTTTACCCTCCCTGCTGTAGGTTTTGGTGTCACGTTACCATACATTAACATGTGGTCATTCAGCACGCCTTGTAATCCTCTCCCCTACAATGTACGTGTTATTCACTGTTCATTATTTAGTATCTAAGTGCACGCGTGTCAGTACAAGATGCATCttcgtctgtctgtgtgtgctacACTCAGCAGGACCAGAGGATGACTACACAGACTACGTGGCGACCCGGTGGTACCGGGCCCCCGAGCTGCTGGTCGGAGACACTCAGTACGGGCCTCCTGTGGACGTGTGGGCTCTGGGCTGTGTCTTTGCGGAGCTGTTACATGGGAATCCACTCTGGCCCGGGAAGTCTGACGTTGATCAGCTCTACCTGATCCGAAAAACTCTGGGTACGCTGACAAGGGATCGCTTTTATGGATGCTTACAAGCTGACTTCTATAACTGTGACGATCACTTGCACAGATGCTTTCTTGACATTTCTCATGATCAGCAAATCAGATTCTATAGTGTAGTTTTTAAATTCATGTTAAAAATCAACACATCTATTATCACACAGTCCTGTGCTTGTTGGTTTGCTTTACTTACACACcataaacaaactgcagacGGCTTGAAGGCAGACCAAGATCCACATTTTCAAGCTTTCACACCATCCTAGTCTGACTGGAAACCaaacaaatgcagcagagtTTGTGTGAACTGAAGCAATCAGTTCAGAGTGAAAACACCCTGAAGAAACATGAAGAAACTTCTCTGAACTGGAATCTTGGCTTCTCTTATCGCAGCCTGTTGCATACAGAAAGCAGGCCTCGCTCTTTCCTTTTTAAGGAGATAAACTTTCCTAAGGATCGTAAGACTTGCAAGATGTTTACCTTCATTTTTTACTGATTTTTCCTGATCTCATTTCTGACCTCAGGTGACCTGATCCCTCGCCACCAGCAGGTCTTCCGCTCCAATGTTTTCTTCAGTGGAGTCAGTATCCCTGAACCTGACACAATGGTATGAGTCCTGTTACCTCTGAGGATGCATTTGTTCCTCGATGGAGAGGCGGTGAAGAGTGTTTGATGTTACTCTGTTTCCACTTACATTTGCTCTTAGGAGCCCTTGGAAAAGCGCTTCTTCGGAGTGTCTCTTCATGCCCTCCAGGTTATGAAGGTATGTCATGTTGACTGATGTACCGGCTTGATTTTACCTTATTAAAGATATGTCATATCAGCAGAAAAGCTAAAGCTACTACATGTCGTTTAGATATCTTAATTCTTTCTTTAATTACCAGTTTATTTAGGTAATGTTCTGAAATGCCACATATTTTGCCACATGCTCAGTCCGTGCGTCTTTGTGTGAGCAGTCATGCCTGGTGATGGACCCCTCTCTCCGGCTGTCCTGtgaagagctgctggagctgccgTACTTCCAGGAGGAAGCAGGAGCCAACTGGGGCCGCGACGGCGAGCGGCCGGGCAGACGACATGACAAAGGCTCCCGACGCAGACAGGCAGGGGTAAGAAAATGGAAGTGCTTAAACCTTAGAGAAGTTCTCAGGAGATGGTTCGGGTGGTTcacacttcctctcttcccttcttCCCTCTCCAGGCTCAGTACCTGCCTCAGTTACCAAACAGCAACATCTCACCAGCACCGGACGTCAAGAAACAGGTGAAGCACAAGTACCACCTGCCCAACATCTAACAAAGCAACAGATGGATCTCCAAGCTTGAGGCTGAACTGAGAAGGATGGACTCGTGCTTTGCTTTGTGCTGTCATTTCAATACAGTCGTATATTCTTGGTGTGACGGTGAGACAGTGTATTTTAATTCTGCGGTCTCTTTCACTTGTCATTTTCGTGGACATTATCACAAACATTCTTCACACAATAGTTAGAGAATTTACCATCACAGGTGAGGCGACACACTTACAGTATACTACCAAAGAATACAGGAAGTGTCAGTGCTGAAGACGCCTTGCAGCAGATGCAATGGGTTCGGCATTGTCACACCTCTGTCACGATGTTAAATATCTTCTACACGTCACCAGTGTGCCATCATCACTTTTTTCATAGCGCCGTCATTGACAGAAACTCATCCCATGCAGGTTTATACTGGCAACAAAATATGTACTACAAGTTAGGATCATCTCTAAACAagattattacattttattaacTTTAATTTTCTCGTGCTTTACTCTAAAGATCTAGTTAATAAAGGTTAATGTTGTAAACTTTGtattataaaactaaaaaataagTACTGAATGTAATAGAGCACCATATATAACACTTGATGTGTAACTTCCTGACAGTCTTATTAAGATTTAATAAAACCTGCCATGACACTTGGTACTCGGAGTAATTTGATGGGTTCTGAACACATTGCAGCCTCAGTCTCTGACAATGATCCCCACAGTCTGACATGGACATTCACTCTGTTGCTCAGACACAGGACAGTGATACACGGGAGCTTGCATCGACACAGTGACAGGCTGACACACAGCTTGACCGATCGCCTGACCTTGAACTCATCAAATTACAGATGTAACTCCTTCCAGAGTCCACAGTCGAAATGAGGCACTTCCAGACCAGACAGAAATATTAGTCGTACAAGGTTCTGTATTTAAAATCACCCTTCAGGTATTATCTCAGCAGGAAATTcacaaattacaaaaacattataaaaactccagtttgttttttctttggttCGTTTACATGCAAATATCTGAGTGACTGTGGGAGCTCAGCCTGAAGATGAATGGACTGAGCATTCACATGTGACCTTCAGAAAGCCAGTTGGGTACATGGGAACGCTACACGTTACTGGTTTAAACAGGATTGCAGCACCATCACTGTTTCTGAGTTCATGGTCGGCGGAGGCCATTTTAGCGAAGTCATGGCAGAGTTACAGAGTTACAGGCACAAGAGAAAGAAATTTACATCAATGTTCTTGATCTACACGCAAAATTAGGTCCCTTAGTATCAAACGATCCACCTTTTGGAGGTTTAAGGCCAGAAGAAAGGTTGAAAACACACGACTGTACGATAAAATATCATTGCTGTCGTGGAGTTGCGATGATCTCGTACCTGCGAGGCACATTGGCGAAGCTGCTGTACTCAGGGCTGAGATCTATGCTGTCAGGTCCTCCAGGGCACGAAAAGGTGAAATGCTGAAGAAGTGACACCATAAAGAGGAAAAGCTCCATGCGAGCGAGGGACTCTCCGACGCAGGATCTCTTTCCTGAGAGACAACAGCAAACACGGCAGTGAGAATGAGAATATATGAGATGAATGAAGAATTGGTGCAGGGATTGGGTTTATACCTGCTCTCTGAAACACATCAGAGTTAAGAAAAGAGCTAAACTTCAAACACTAACATCTGTTTAACGAGCAGGTCCAATGATTCAGCCAATCACTGATTCTGCCGCTGAGGGAAAATTACTTAAATTTTA encodes:
- the LOC143323037 gene encoding cyclin-dependent kinase-like 1 isoform X2, with the protein product MDKYEKLAKIGEGSYGVVFKCRHRDTGQIVAIKKFVESEDDPVIKKIALREIRMLKQLKHVNLVNLLEVFRRKRRLHLVFEFCEQTVLNELDKHPRGVPEAQLKSIVWQTLQAVNFCHKHNCIHRDVKPENILLTKTGVIKLCDFGFARILRPEDDYTDYVATRWYRAPELLVGDTQYGPPVDVWALGCVFAELLHGNPLWPGKSDVDQLYLIRKTLGDLIPRHQQVFRSNVFFSGVSIPEPDTMEPLEKRFFGVSLHALQVMKSCLVMDPSLRLSCEELLELPYFQEEAGANWGRDGERPGRRHDKGSRRRQAGAQYLPQLPNSNISPAPDVKKQVKHKYHLPNI
- the LOC143323037 gene encoding cyclin-dependent kinase-like 1 isoform X1, whose product is MDKYEKLAKIGEGSYGVVFKCRHRDTGQIVAIKKFVESEDDPVIKKIALREIRMLKQLKHVNLVNLLEVFRRKRRLHLVFEFCEQTVLNELDKHPRGVPEAQLKSIVWQTLQAVNFCHKHNCIHRDVKPENILLTKTGVIKLCDFGFARILTGPEDDYTDYVATRWYRAPELLVGDTQYGPPVDVWALGCVFAELLHGNPLWPGKSDVDQLYLIRKTLGDLIPRHQQVFRSNVFFSGVSIPEPDTMEPLEKRFFGVSLHALQVMKSCLVMDPSLRLSCEELLELPYFQEEAGANWGRDGERPGRRHDKGSRRRQAGAQYLPQLPNSNISPAPDVKKQVKHKYHLPNI